A genomic region of Choristoneura fumiferana chromosome 17, NRCan_CFum_1, whole genome shotgun sequence contains the following coding sequences:
- the Icmt gene encoding isoprenylcysteine carboxylmethyltransferase ste14 has product MRTSDVTKIHPAGRQGILCFSVCALIFTLSFFSGSIMGFSAELWALTYWGPGLYFCLFNFILRYCYKGFVYDVSVRSAFLGSAFATGIFLASFDSGWSTFGLYMMILSAFHFSEFMAVALTNPRTLTIDSFILNHSVQYGLAAVASWIEWGVEYYFFPEMKTHYWLSGIGVLMCIGGELLRKSAMFTARTNFNHTVQFVKRPDHELVTYGVYAWCRHPSYVGWFYWSIGTQVTLLNPICMVIYTLASWSFFRERVFAEELTLLTFFGPQYSKYQKTVGTGLPYIYGYTPEAARQEQSERWTD; this is encoded by the exons ATGCGTACTTCAGATGTGACAAAAATACATCCCGCCGGGAGGCAGGGGATTTTATGTTTTTCCGTGTGTGCATTGATTTTCACACTATCCTTCTTCTCGGGGAGTATCATGGGCTTCTCAGCGGAGCTTTGGGCGCTAACCTACTGGGGCCCTGGCCTGTACTTCTGCCTATTCAACTTCATTTTACGATACTGCTACAAAGGTTTCGTCTACGAT GTGTCAGTCAGATCAGCATTCCTTGGATCTGCATTTGCAACGGGAATCTTCCTGGCTTCATTTGACAGTGGTTGGAGCACTTTTGGCTTGTATATGATGATACTGTCTGCATTCCACTTCTCCGAGTTCATGGCTGTGGCACTGACGAACCCGCGGACACTGACCATAGACTCATTCATATTGAATCATAGTGTACAGTATGGACTGGCTGCAGTGGCTAGCTGGATAGAATGGGGTGTGGAATATTACTTCTTTCCTG aaatgAAAACACACTACTGGCTGTCAGGTATAGGTGTTCTGATGTGCATCGGCGGCGAGCTGCTGCGAAAATCCGCTATGTTCACTGCCAGGACCAATTTTAATCATACG GTGCAGTTTGTGAAGAGACCAGACCATGAGCTGGTGACTTACGGAGTGTACGCGTGGTGCCGGCACCCCAGCTACGTGGGCTGGTTCTACTGGTCCATCGGCACTCAG GTGACCCTCCTCAACCCTATATGCATGGTGATATACACCCTGGCCTCGTGGTCTTTCTTCCGCGAGCGGGTGTTCGCCgaggagctgacgctgctgaccTTCTTCGGGCCGCAGTACTCCAAGTACCAGAAGACTGTGGGCACCGGCCTGCCTTACATCTACGGGTACACTCCGGAGGCTGCCAGACAGGAGCAGAGTGAACGGTGGACTGATTGA